In Thermodesulfobacteriota bacterium, the sequence TGGCCGGATCGCTGATTGGATTAGTTGTCTGACCTGATTTGTTGTTAGTAGAGGAAAGGGATGAACATCCTGTAACCAGGAAAAAGCAAGTCAACGACAAGGGAAGAGCACACTTATAGTGAAATCGGTGAATCCATTTATTGATGCAGCCAAATATCATTTTTTCTCGCTAAACTCCACGCGTGTTTGGGTGGTTATCCCACCTCTTGAGGTAAAGTCTCCGGTGACCTCCATCCATTTTGGAGCGAGTTTAGCCACCAGGTCATCTAAAATCCGGTTAACCACATGTTCATAGAATATTCCCACGTTTCTGTACTGCAGCAAGTAAAATTTTAAAGATTTTAATTCAATAATTGCTTTTGCTGGGCGGTACTTTACAGTGATACACCCAAAGTCAGGTAGTCCGGTCATGGGGCACACCGAGGTGAATTCCGGCTGTTTGATAACGATGTGGATATCCCGGTTAGATTTATATTCCAGGGGCTCAAGGATGTCCGCCTGAACCGTTTCCGGTTTTATAATATTATATTTAATTTTTTTATCATCCGATGATGCTCCAGATAACACCATTTTTTTATCCTTTTCATCGGGAGGCGGTTTCGATTCCCGCTACGAGCGGGAAACATTTTACAACGGCCTCCAAGGCTTTAAGGTTTGTTTTTTAATTCCGCCTAGGTGAGAATAAAACTGGTACATTTTGTTAAAGAAAAAT encodes:
- the queF gene encoding preQ(1) synthase, with product MVLSGASSDDKKIKYNIIKPETVQADILEPLEYKSNRDIHIVIKQPEFTSVCPMTGLPDFGCITVKYRPAKAIIELKSLKFYLLQYRNVGIFYEHVVNRILDDLVAKLAPKWMEVTGDFTSRGGITTQTRVEFSEKK